TGCAGGTACTCCTGACGCAAAGCCAGCTCCCGGGCAATAGCCTGCACCGTCTGCTCCTTTAGCCCCATGGAGGTGCTGAAGTGGAAATCGCAGTAATGGCACGCTTGCTTACAGAAAGGGATATGAAGGTATATGCCGGCCAAAGTATAAATTGCTAAATTGTTAGATAGTTAAATTGTTGTCAGGTTGATAGATATGAAGCAGCAGCATACCTGATAATCTGGATGTACCCATTACCTTTGCAGGTGTGCAGGATGCAATTTTGTTCAACCATTTAACAGTTAAACAATTTAGCTACCAAACAATTCAACAATCAATCCTACAAATGTATAAAATTGCTGCCTTCGTGTTGTGTTTGCTTTTGTGGGCGCCGTTTGCGCGGGCGCAGGAGCACGCGCAGCCTGTTGGCGCGCCGGCGGTGCAGCAGCCCGTCACGCTGCAGGTGCATACCCCGGATGCCGGCAAGCAGGTGCTCCGGCAGTATGCGTATGCCACGCTACTGCCCGACTCTGTGGCGGCGCAGCAGGAAGTGCAGGCGCTGGTCTACAGGTTGCAGCAGGACGCCTACCTGCTGGCCTCGGCCGACAGCACCTACCTGCGCGGCGACACCCTGCATGTGCAGCTTTTTGTGGGGCACCCCTTTAAGTGGGCGCAGCTACGCAACGGTAACCTGAGCGAAGGCATTTTAGTGGAATCCGGTTTCCGGGAAAAGTTTTACCACGACACACCCTTCAAACCGGCCGAGTATGTGAAGCTGCAGCAGCGCATCCTGGCCTATGCCGAGCGCAGCGGCTACCCGTTTGCCTCCGTCTGGCTAGATTCCATCACTATAAAAGATAACAGGATCGAAGCAGCGCTAATGGTAGAAAAAGCCTTTGTGGTAACCTACGATTCGCTGCAGGTGATGGGCGGCAGCAAAACCAAACCAAAGTTCCTGATCCGCTACCTGCAGTTGTACCCGGGGCAGCCCTATAACCAGCAGCAGATAGAAGCCTCGCAGCGCATGCTCACCGCCCTACCCTACATCAAGGTAACGCGGCCGCCGCAGGTGCGCTTTGCCCGCAACAAAGCCCGTGTCTATTACTTCCTTGAAGACCGGCAGGCCAACCAGCTCGACGGCATTGTGGGCTTTCTGCCCGACCCTACCCGGCAGGGGAATAAATTGCTGATCACCGGCGAGGCCAACCTTAGCATCCGGAATATTTCGGGTACCGGTAAAAGCCTGGGGCTGCAGTGGCGGCGCGTAAACAAGGGCTCTGTGGTGTTGAACGGCGAGTATATGCACCCCAACCTCTTCGGGACGCCTTTTGAGCTGGGTGCCAAATTTAATTTGCTCAAGCAGGATTCTTCCTATATTACGGTGCAGCCGCGCCTGCAACTGGGGTATTATACTTTAAAGTATGGCAAGTTTAGCGTGTTCAGCGAGTGGCGCAATGCGCGGGTATTGTCGGCGGCAAGCCCCCGGCAGCTCCAGAACCTGGATCTGGCGGATGCCCGTACCACCACCTATGGCCTGAACTATAGCTGGAACAACCTCGATGACTTTTACTTTCCGCGGCGTGGCCGGCTGGCGGAGCTGCAGGTAGCGGCCGGTGCCAAAACACTGCTGCGCAACCCTGGCCTGGAGAAAAGCTTTTACGATACCCTGGATATGAAAACCAGCCAGCTAAGTATAAGCGCCCGGCTGGAGAACTTCTTCCGGTTAGGGCGTAGCAGTGTGCTGCTGGCGCGGCTACAGGGCGAAGCGTTGCTCAACGACCAGATCTTCCTCAACGATATGTACCGTTTGGGCGGCCTTTCCTCGCTCCGGGGCTTCGACGACTACTTCTTCTTTGCCTCCTCCTATGCCGTAGGCACGCTGGAATACCGCCTGTTTACCGCCCAGGATTCGTATGTGCTGTTGTTCTATGATCAGGGCTATTACCGCAGTGATCTGGAAAAATCACGAACCGATAGCTTTCCGCTGGGCGTGGGCGGCGGCATCAGCTTTAGTACCGGAGCCGGCATTTTTCAGCTGGTCTACTCGCTGGGCAAATCGGAGCAGCAGCCCCTTTCGTTCAAATACTCGAAAATACACTTCGGAATCACCAGCAAATTCTGAGAACGGTAAATTTTTAGCTGATTTTTGTAGAAATTACTTGCATAGTAAAAACCAATGTCCTACTTTTGTAACACAATAACAGTGCGGGATGGAGCAGTTGGTAGCTCGTTGGGCTCATAACCCAAAGGTCACAGGTTCGAGTCCTGTTCCCGCTACCTCAGATGAACAAAAAGGCTTGTAAGTGAAAACTTGCAAGCCTTTTTTGCTTTTCAGCTTTCCTGTCTACTCGTATTTGCTGAAAAATATCTTGCTCCTGCTCACATTTATAACTTCACAAACGTCGAATTTAGGTCAGCCGTGTAGGTCTACATGAAGGGGACTTTATGTGTCTATGGGCTGTATTGATAATAGTTTGGCCAATTTAATTTATAATTAAAGGTTAGAGCTTACGTTGCCGCATTTGCTCAAATTCAACTCTAAAATTTGGCTCATAGCCATGTGATATGTCCGCTCGGAGGCAAATTGAAAAGCGGGTTAAATATGATATACTTTTTCCTGCAAATCGACTTTATAGCATATAAAATAAAACTAGCAAAAATGTAGGTTTAATTGTATATTAAAGTGTTGATGTTTCATGTAGGCCAACTGCTGAACCTCTGTGCAGTAGGAATCACTTTAAATTCAAATAGCCATGTTGATAATTGAATGTCTTAAAGCAGGTGACTTGAAAATAAACCCTACTCTGAAACAGCTTGAAATAGCAGAAGGTCAGCTTATTTATCCCTTCGATAAAATCAAACCCAATGAATGGGGTTATATCTATGAAAAGTTTGTAGGTCAAACTCTAGAAAGTGAAGGCTTCAAAATTACTTACAACGGGTTTAACGGATATACAGACGGAGGCATAGATTTGATAGCTGAGAAGGGAAACACGGTTACCTTTATCCAGTGCAAGTATTCACAAACTAAGAAGCTTTCTAAAAGCCATATCAACAACATACTTTTTAAGGCTTCAAGAAAGCTATTTGAAGCCTACAAAGACAAGGAAAAACAACTTGCCTTCGCTTTGATAGTGCATTGCACGAAGAACAACTTCAGACGTGCTCCACTTAAAGAAGACCCAAACAAGCGTGAATACCCTTGGCTAAATTACTTTAAAAGCCAAAACGGTAAATATGAAAATCTAAGAGTGGGGTTTAGAGAAATAGCAATGCATACATAAGAACTTCACTCAGCTATAATTACCGTTCATGCTTAAGTAACCCCTGCCCAGCATAAAGCTGATAAAGCCATTCCATTAATTCTGACGTCCTCTCCTGCTCGTTTCCAAACCACCCTCCCACAGCCGTATACTACCACTTGCAGCAACCACGCTATTCTTTTTAAAGTAAGATACCGTTAGCGCCGGGTTAGCCGTTGTGAGAAGAAGAAATTGTACCTTTTTGGAGGTTGGCTGGCCGCGGCGGCTATCTTTGCCTTAGCGACTGCATCTGTTTACCCATGCCTAGCAGCAGCAAGCAGTGTTTATCAGTCGCATGTACGATTTTTGCCCTTGACGTTTTTTAGCACCTTTACACTATGTTAAAGCGAATTTTGTTTTTGAGTATCCTGCTTTGCGGGGTAAGTATAGTAAGCCGGGCCCAGGTATACCGCACGGCTGCGGGAGTGCGCCTCGACAGTGATGTTTTTGGCCTTACGCTACAGCAAAAACTGCATGAGCAGGGCACGCTCGAAGCGATCCTGGCGCTGAGTGCCCGCGAATACAGTGCCACGGCCCTTTACGAGTGGCACCGGCCCATACTGGGCAAGCGCTTTAATTACTACCTGGGTGCGGGCGGCCATGTGGGCAACCTGAAAGATAATGGTATGTTTACAGGGGTAGACGGCATCATCGGGGTAGAGTATAAGGTAAACGGGCTCCCCTTCCTGCTCTCGGCCGATGTGAAGCCAGCCGTGCATTTCCATCACGAAGATTGGACGGATTTCTCCACGGGCATCTCAGTGCGCTACGTTATCGTGAAAGAGAAAAAGAAGAAGAAAAGCCTCTGGCCTTTCGGCAAGCAACAGGACGAGGATAACAAGCGCGATCGTAAAAAAGGAAGCATCTTTGACCGCCTGAAGCAGGACAATGACTAAGGGCAGGTGCTTGGCGGAGCAGCAAAAAGAAAGAAGCCCGGTTGGGGCCGGGCTTCTATTGAAAAGCGAGCCGCGCTGGAGGCTGTGATTAAGTATGTTTTCATCTGAAAGGGAAGGCCTGCCTCCTGCTGCAGCGGGGGACTGCTGCAGGCATGAGCCCACCACATACCAGTACTAACGCCAGCGCAAAGTTAGTTGGTAACTAAGGTTTAGTGATTCGCTTTTCTGTTTAATTATAGAGATTTCCTTCTTTTATATGGCCCTGCGCTTGCTGCCTCAGCATGCGCAGAAGTTGGTGCTGCTGCAGGCCATTTTGTAACATGGGCAGCGGGCGGTTATGCTCTGTTATAAAGCGCCGGCAACCACATCGCTATGCCGGTATTTATACCAGAACCCTTCTTTTAAAAGCCAGCTGCTGCCGGGCAGCTCCAAGTAAAAGCTAAATATAGCGGGCCTGAAACCCGAATAAAAGGAAATCAGAGGGCGGATTGTAACATCGCAGAATAGCTGCTAAACGAATGTTTAAACAGAGGAATGGCGCTCTTTTGCTTGTTTCGGCCACTTTAGTTTTGGCAAAATACCCCCTGTTTGTAACATTGCCTAAATTACAACAAGGGTTGGTGGCCGAAATTTTAATGTGGAGATTTAGCGGGCAGTGGCCCAGACTATAGGGCAGCTATAGCCTGGGTCTGCTGTGCAGGGGCATTTAGGGGGCTTGCTAACTGGAGCATAGCCTGTGGCGTTGATTTTTTGTGTGCGTCAAAAATGTCTTTACACGCAAAGCAGAAGCCAATAAGTATGGCAATTAATAAGGCAATGATTTTCATGGTTTTATTCAGACTAATGGCGGATAGTGATGCTGGTCAGGTGTAGCCCTTATTTACGGTAGGCTACCACCTGTACTTCTGGCAACATGTTAGGGTAATTCTGGTAATGGTTTAGCTCTATTCTGGCGCTGATCGCTTTCATGTCATCAGCTGATTTTTTTACAGAGGCGCTAAAGCCAAAAAGCATTGCGAAAAGCAGAATGATAAGTTTCATAGTGGTACTGTTTAAGAGGTAGGTTTTGTATTCTGGTTATCAGGTTAGAAATGCGGCGCTACAATTTTTACTTCCGGAAGTAAATTAGGGTAGTTGCTATACTTGCTGAGTTCATGCTTCATGCTGATCTCTTTCAAGTCGCTGGCGGATCTTTTTACAGTGGCTCCGAAGCCGAGGATGATGACGATAAGAAGGATAATGAGTTTCATAGTTGTATGGCTTTAAGTGTTTTGGTTTTTTTCTGTTGTATCTTATAGATGGCGCCGCTTCTCTAAAGGTTGCTTTGCCCTGCTATAATTTTTTTTATTCCTGATTGGCTTATTACATTTAGCGTGCCACACTTGATAACTAACTGTAAATCAGGTGATTGTGTGTTGTTTCGGGCTTCTGCCGGTTGTTAAAAGTGTCCGCTGTCGAACACTTTATTGTTCGACAGCGAACACTTTTTCAGGAAAAAATTTTCTGTCATAAATCCTGTTTAAACATTGATGTGTTTAATTTAATAAGGCGGCTCCTCCGTTTAAAGTAGCCTGTTATGGGGGCTACCTGTTTCGCAATGCCCGGGCATAGCAAGGGCACCCTGCCGGCCAGCCTTGCTTAAGGCCAAAGCAAAGGGATAGCTGCACCGGCGCAGCCTGTTCCTGGGTAAGGTGCCTGATGAAAGTATGAACGTGCGGCCGATGCAGGCGCACGGCTAGAGGCGGCCCCAATTGCACTTATCAGGGTGTGTTTTACCAATCTGGTTTGCCTTTTCCAGACGTATCAGGCAACTGCCCGGCAGGCTAAATGCCCTGCATACTGGCAGAAAAACATACTTCTGTCCCTCATCTTTTAAGCAGGCAGGTAAGAGCCGAAACTTAAACTTAACCCACATTCCTGATGTTAAGTATAAAGAGCATATTTAAGCGTAAACGGATACATGAAGAAAGTAAAGGGAAAGTTGATTGCGTTGGGAGGTGGAGATGATGACGGCTTGATCAAACTTATTCGGTCAGAGATATGCCACCTGCATATGCGGATCGAAGTGATTACCACGGCTACAAAAGAGCCCGAAGAGTCGGGCGTGGCGTATAAAGAAGCATTTGAGGAGTTTGGTTTCTGTAACGTACATTTTTTGCACGTTGACGAGGACCATGCCGCCGATACGGAAGAAAATTTAGAGCGGATCAGCAAGGTAGATGTTATCTTTTTTACCGGAGGGGATCAGTTGCGGTTGGCCAAGTTCCTGGGAGGCACGCAGTTGCTGGAGATAATGCGCCGGCGCTTTGAGGAAGAAGAGATCATTATTTCCGGCACCAGTGCCGGGGCGGCCGTCATGTCCGACCGCATGATCTATAACGGTTATGGTCATTACTCTTTACTTAAGGGCGAGATGAAAACCACCAACGGGTTTGGCTTCGTTAAAAATGTATACATCGATACGCACTTTGCCGAACGCGGCCGTTTTGGCCGGCTGGCCCACGCGGTGGCCCACGATACAGAGTATGTGGGCATTGGGCTGAGCGAGGAAACAGGCATTATGATCAGCGAAGGAGACCAGGTGGAAGTGTTTGGCCCGGGTGTGGTAACCATCATCGATGCCAGCA
This window of the Pontibacter liquoris genome carries:
- a CDS encoding BamA/TamA family outer membrane protein yields the protein MYKIAAFVLCLLLWAPFARAQEHAQPVGAPAVQQPVTLQVHTPDAGKQVLRQYAYATLLPDSVAAQQEVQALVYRLQQDAYLLASADSTYLRGDTLHVQLFVGHPFKWAQLRNGNLSEGILVESGFREKFYHDTPFKPAEYVKLQQRILAYAERSGYPFASVWLDSITIKDNRIEAALMVEKAFVVTYDSLQVMGGSKTKPKFLIRYLQLYPGQPYNQQQIEASQRMLTALPYIKVTRPPQVRFARNKARVYYFLEDRQANQLDGIVGFLPDPTRQGNKLLITGEANLSIRNISGTGKSLGLQWRRVNKGSVVLNGEYMHPNLFGTPFELGAKFNLLKQDSSYITVQPRLQLGYYTLKYGKFSVFSEWRNARVLSAASPRQLQNLDLADARTTTYGLNYSWNNLDDFYFPRRGRLAELQVAAGAKTLLRNPGLEKSFYDTLDMKTSQLSISARLENFFRLGRSSVLLARLQGEALLNDQIFLNDMYRLGGLSSLRGFDDYFFFASSYAVGTLEYRLFTAQDSYVLLFYDQGYYRSDLEKSRTDSFPLGVGGGISFSTGAGIFQLVYSLGKSEQQPLSFKYSKIHFGITSKF
- a CDS encoding cyanophycinase, whose amino-acid sequence is MKKVKGKLIALGGGDDDGLIKLIRSEICHLHMRIEVITTATKEPEESGVAYKEAFEEFGFCNVHFLHVDEDHAADTEENLERISKVDVIFFTGGDQLRLAKFLGGTQLLEIMRRRFEEEEIIISGTSAGAAVMSDRMIYNGYGHYSLLKGEMKTTNGFGFVKNVYIDTHFAERGRFGRLAHAVAHDTEYVGIGLSEETGIMISEGDQVEVFGPGVVTIIDASKIAYSNTREVDENEPIAVEGLMMHLLVKGYRYCLKEHLFQAVPHGQQVEH
- a CDS encoding restriction endonuclease, whose translation is MLIIECLKAGDLKINPTLKQLEIAEGQLIYPFDKIKPNEWGYIYEKFVGQTLESEGFKITYNGFNGYTDGGIDLIAEKGNTVTFIQCKYSQTKKLSKSHINNILFKASRKLFEAYKDKEKQLAFALIVHCTKNNFRRAPLKEDPNKREYPWLNYFKSQNGKYENLRVGFREIAMHT